The DNA region GGGCTGACACCGCAGTCGGTCAACACATTGGGCGGCTACAAGACGCAGGGCAAAGACGCCGCCGCCGCCGCGAGGCTGATGGCCGACGCGGTTGCGCTACAAGACGCCGGTGCGTTTGCCGTCGTGCTCGAGTGCGTCCCAGCCGAGCTCGCCCAACGCATCTCGGCGCTGCTCGAGATCCCGACCATCGGCATCGGTGCCGGTGCGGGGTGCGATGGCCAGGTGCAAGTCTTCCACGACATCCTGGGCCTGGGGGACTTCCTCCCGCGCCACGCGAAGCGCTACGCCACCCTCGCCGAGGAGATCTCGCGCGCGGTGAGCGCCTACGCCGATGACGTGCGCGACCGGTCGTTCCCTGGCGAGCCGCAGAGCACGCATCTGGACATGGACGTCCTCGCAGAGGCCGAAGTGCGCTACTCGGCCGAGTACGCCGAGGCACGCATGGAGGAGTACCTGCC from Coriobacteriia bacterium includes:
- the panB gene encoding 3-methyl-2-oxobutanoate hydroxymethyltransferase; the protein is MSAQAQPGKTPRVTAPALRALKESGRPIVMLTAYDYHSARLVEAAGVDSILVGDSLGMTVLGEASTLPVTMEDMVRATRAVTHAVSRVLVVADMPFMSYQADYAEGMRNAARFLAEAGAQAVKLEGASDDTLVLVEGLTAAGIPVMGHLGLTPQSVNTLGGYKTQGKDAAAAARLMADAVALQDAGAFAVVLECVPAELAQRISALLEIPTIGIGAGAGCDGQVQVFHDILGLGDFLPRHAKRYATLAEEISRAVSAYADDVRDRSFPGEPQSTHLDMDVLAEAEVRYSAEYAEARMEEYLP